A window of Carassius carassius chromosome 44, fCarCar2.1, whole genome shotgun sequence contains these coding sequences:
- the LOC132126801 gene encoding inter-alpha-trypsin inhibitor heavy chain H3-like, translating to MMDRAALRLIILGVFLISATSDPVKKKKNVDIYSFYINSTVTSRYATTVITSRVANTLNESQEIQFEVKIPKNAFISKFRMTIEGKTYDGVVKEKEAAQQQYNQAVSRGQSAGLVKSVGRTLEDFKTSVTVSAFSKVTFELTYEELLKRRLGKYGLLINAQPMQPVADFKIDVHIQEKPGISFLEVKGDLSTGDLANAIKTTRADKDAWVTFYPTQDQQTKCKSCGENGLNGDLLITYDVERQNPKGEIMVSKGYFVHYFAPSDVPRISKNVVFIIDRSGSMSGRKIKQTRLALLRILSDLDEDDHFGLITFDSEVSLWKRELLKATEANLENANSFVRKIRDRGYTDINAAVLAGVDMINRHPREGTASILILLTDGDPTTGETNKEKIMSNVKEAIGTKFPLYCLGFGYDVNFDFLTKMSLENSGVARRIYEDSDADLQLQGFYEEVAVPLLTDIQLKYPGGTNLTKTSFSLYFNGSEIVVSGQITDNSVESFTTEVIALSKGNNVMYQDTIMTKDPSDVPPENEDFMQRLWAYLTVKQLLERQVLLNGQEKEDEKKEAIKLSLKYQFVTPLTSMVVTKPQEGDVEVADKPKEEEEPPRLPAPGFIQQHHSVGAPADHPGVQYSLLSDTAASITLHTGSNRILLPVVGQSKPLCFEVPLPHKLRLLQDSASEFSMNGESLTGQTGFNQIALHYKTNHHLTIKTTSIRYHDGQNQVEFLWGQELTQNNTEGVSLILRSNEIDVTMGNIHIVILLHKEQLDMFLWPAVRTRPKDVSLTGVLGESDISYDEIQGTQTPTLKLKDQEVKTSLVMVKDYRLASAPVVGCWLVPFQTVTQLELSDFTVTQL from the exons aaaaaaaatgtggaTATATACAGCTTCTACATTAACTCCACGGTCACCAGTCGCTACGCCACAACAGTCATCACAAGCCGTGTTGCGAACACACTGAATGAATCTCAAGAGATCCAGTTTGAGGTCAAGATTCCCAAGAATGCCTTCATCAGCAAATTCAGAAT GACCATAGAGGGAAAAACATATGATGGGGTTGTGAAGGAAAAAGAAGCAGCTCAGCAGCAATACAATCAAGCAGTATCTCGCGGACAAAGTGCTGGACTGGTCAa ATCTGTTGGAAGGACTTTAGAGGACTTTAAAACCTCAGTAACAGTGTCTGCTTTTAGTAAAGTGACCTTTGAGTTAACCTACGAGGAACTGCTAAAGCGTCGCCTCGGAAAATATGGGCTACTCATCAATGCCCAACCAATGCAGCCAGTGGCTGACTTCAAG ATAGATGTACACATCCAAGAGAAACCAGGAATTTCCTTCTTGGAGGTGAAAGGAGATTTGAGCACCGGTGATCTGGCCAATGCAATCAAAACCACCAGAGCAGACAAAGAT GCATGGGTGACCTTCTACCCCACACAAGATCAACAGACCAAGTGTAAAAGCTGTGGAGAAAATGGGCTGAATGGTGACCTGCTCATAACATACGATGTTGAGAGACAAAATCCTAAAGGAGAAATCATG GTATCAAAAGGCTATTTCGTCCACTACTTTGCTCCCTCTGATGTTCCACGTATTTCAAAAAATGTGGTGTTTATCATTGACCGGAGTGGTTCTATGAGCGGCCGAAAAATAAAACAG ACTCGTTTGGCACTGCTGAGGATTTTAAGTGATCTTGATGAGGATGACCACTTTGGATTGATCACCTTTGACAGTGAAGTTAGCTTATGGAAGCGTGAGCTCCTCAAAGCTACTGAGGCAAATCTGGAGAATGCAAATTCTTTTGTGAGGAAGATCAGAGATAGAGGAT ACACGGACATAAACGCTGCAGTTCTAGCAGGAGTGGACATGATCAATCGACATCCACGAGAGGGAACAGCCTCCATCCTGATCCTGCTGACTGATGGAGATCCCACTACAG gtgAAACCAACAAAGAGAAGATCATGTCCAATGTGAAAGAGGCCATTGGGACTAAATTTCCCCTCTATTGTCTTGGTTTTGGATATGATGTTAACTTTGACTTCCTGACAAAGATGTCACTGGAAAATAGTGGAGTTGCTCGCAGGATTTATGAAGATTCAGACGCTGATCTACAGCTGCAG GGCTTCTATGAAGAAGTTGCTGTCCCTCTCCTCACTGATATTCAACTTAAATACCCAGGAGGGACAAACCTTACCAAGACCAGCTTTAGTTTGTACTTCAATGGCTCTGAGATTGTGGTGTCAGGACAAATAACGGACAACAGTGTGGAGAGTTTCACCACTGAAGTCATCGCACTATCA AAAGGCAATAATGTGATGTATCAGGACACTATAATGACAAAAGACCCCAGTGATGTCCCACCTGAGAATGAAGATTTCATGCAGAGGTTGTGGGCCTACCTTACAGTGAAGCAGCTTCTGGAGAGACA GGTACTTCTTAACGGACAAGAGAAAGAggatgaaaagaaagaagctatTAAACTCTCCCTGAAATACCAGTTTGTCACTCCCCTCACCTCAATGGTCGTTACTAAACCACAAGAAGGTGATGTGGAAGTTGCTGACAAACCCAAAGAGGAAGAAGAGCCACCCAGACTTCCAG CACCAGGATTTATTCAGCAACACCATAGTGTTGGTGCACCTGCCGATCATCCAG gtgtacAATATAGCCTTCTTAGTGATACTGCTGCAT CTATAACACTTCATACAGGTAGCAATCGTATCCTGCTGCCTGTTGTTGGTCAGTCTAAGCCACTCTGTTTCGAAGTTCCTCTTCCTCACAAACTGAGACTCCTACAGGATTCAGCTTCAG AGTTCTCTATGAATGGAGAATCCCTGACTGGACAAACTGGATTCAATCAAATTGCTTTACATTACAAAACAAACCATCATCTTACTATAAAAACAACGTCTATCAGATACCATGATGGCCAGAATCAAGTTGAGTTCTTGTGGGGCCAGGAACTGACTCAAAACAATACTGAGGG TGTCTCTCTGATTCTACGGAGCAATGAAATAGACGTCACCATGGGAAATATTCACATCGTTATTCTTCTCCATAAGGAACAATTGGACATGTTTCTGTGGCCTGCTGTTCGGACCAGGCCAAAAGATGTCAGTTTGACAGGTGTTTTAG GAGAGTCTGATATTTCATATGATGAGATCCAAGGAACACAAACACCAACTTTAAAGTTAAAGGACCAGGAAGTGAAGACATCTCT GGTGATGGTGAAGGACTACAGACTTGCTTCTGCTCCTGTGGTTGGATGTTGGCTCGTACCATTCCAGACTGTCACACAGCTAGAGCTCTCGGACTTCACTGTCACTCAGCTGTAG
- the LOC132126802 gene encoding inter-alpha-trypsin inhibitor heavy chain H3-like, with the protein MMDRAALRLILLGVFLISATSDPVKKKKNVDIYSFYINSTVTSRYATTVITSRVANTLNESQEIQFEVKIPKNAFISKFRMTIEGKTYDGVVKEKEAAQQQYNQAVSRGQSAGLVKSVGRTLEDFKTSVTVSAFSKVTFELTYEELLKRRLGKYGLLINAQPMQPVADFKIDVHIQEKPGISFLEVKGDLSTGDLANAIKTTRADKDAWVTFYPTRDQQTKCKSCGENGLNGDLLITYDVERQNPKGEIMVSKGYFVHYFAPSDVPRISKNVVFIIDRSGSMSGRKIKQTRLALLRILSDLDEDDHFGLITFDSEVSLWKRELLKATEANLENANSFVRKIRDRGYTDINAAVLAGVDMINRHPREGTASILILLTDGDPTTGETNKEKIMSNVKEAIGTKFPLYCLGFGYDVNFDFLTKMSLENSGVARRIYEDSDADLQLQGFYEEVAVPLLTDIQFKYPGGTNLTKTSFSLYFNGSEIVVSGQITDNSVESFTTEVIALSKGNNVMYQDTIMTKDPSDVPPENEDFMQRLWAYLTVKQLLERQVLLNGQEKEDEKKEAIKLSLKYQFVTPLTSMVVTKPQEGDVEVADKPKEEEEPPRLPAPGFIQQHHSVGAPADHPGVQYSLLSDTAAFESSPFTVRLLVAEGMYDNVAMFSVQIFLIVIIIIII; encoded by the exons ATGATGGATCGAGCAGCTCTCCGGCTGATTCTCTTGGGTGTGTTTCTCATCTCAGCCACTTCAGACCCTGTTAAGAAG aaaaaaaatgtggaTATATACAGCTTCTACATTAACTCCACGGTCACCAGTCGCTACGCCACAACAGTCATCACAAGCCGTGTTGCGAACACACTGAATGAATCTCAAGAGATCCAGTTTGAGGTCAAGATTCCCAAGAATGCCTTCATCAGCAAATTCAGAAT GACCATAGAGGGAAAAACATATGATGGGGTTGTGAAGGAAAAAGAAGCAGCTCAGCAGCAATACAATCAAGCAGTATCTCGAGGACAAAGTGCTGGACTGGTCAa ATCTGTTGGAAGGACTTTAGAGGACTTTAAAACCTCAGTAACAGTGTCTGCTTTTAGTAAAGTGACCTTTGAGTTAACCTACGAGGAACTGCTAAAGCGTCGCCTCGGAAAATATGGGCTACTCATCAATGCCCAACCAATGCAGCCAGTGGCTGACTTCAAG ATAGATGTACACATCCAAGAGAAACCAGGAATTTCCTTCTTGGAGGTGAAAGGAGATTTGAGCACCGGTGATCTGGCCAATGCAATCAAAACCACCAGAGCAGACAAAGAT GCATGGGTGACCTTCTACCCCACACGAGATCAACAGACCAAGTGTAAAAGCTGTGGAGAAAATGGGCTGAACGGTGACCTGCTCATAACATACGATGTTGAGAGACAAAATCCTAAAGGAGAAATCATG GTATCAAAAGGCTATTTCGTCCACTACTTTGCTCCCTCTGATGTTCCACGTATTTCAAAAAATGTGGTGTTTATCATTGACCGGAGTGGTTCTATGAGCGGCCGAAAAATAAAACAG ACTCGTTTGGCACTGCTGAGGATTTTAAGTGATCTTGATGAGGATGACCACTTTGGATTGATCACCTTTGACAGTGAAGTTAGCTTATGGAAGCGTGAGCTCCTCAAAGCTACTGAGGCAAATCTGGAGAATGCAAATTCTTTTGTGAGGAAGATCAGAGATAGAGGAT ACACAGACATAAACGCTGCAGTTCTAGCAGGAGTGGACATGATCAATCGACATCCACGAGAGGGAACAGCCTCCATCCTGATCCTGCTGACTGATGGAGATCCCACTACAG gtgAAACCAACAAAGAGAAGATCATGTCCAATGTGAAAGAGGCCATTGGGACTAAATTTCCCCTCTATTGTCTTGGTTTTGGATATGATGTTAACTTTGACTTCCTGACAAAGATGTCACTGGAAAATAGTGGAGTTGCTCGCAGGATTTATGAAGATTCAGACGCTGATCTACAGCTGCAG GGCTTCTATGAAGAAGTTGCTGTCCCTCTCCTCACTGATATTCAATTTAAATACCCAGGAGGGACAAACCTTACCAAGACCAGCTTTAGTTTGTACTTCAATGGCTCTGAGATTGTGGTGTCAGGACAAATAACAGACAACAGTGTGGAGAGTTTCACCACTGAAGTCATCGCACTATCA AAAGGCAATAATGTGATGTATCAGGACACTATAATGACAAAAGACCCCAGTGACGTCCCACCTGAGAATGAAGATTTCATGCAGAGGTTGTGGGCCTACCTTACAGTGAAGCAGCTTCTGGAGAGACA GGTACTTCTTAACGGACAAGAGAAAGAggatgaaaagaaagaagctatTAAACTCTCCCTGAAATACCAGTTTGTCACTCCCCTCACCTCAATGGTCGTTACTAAACCACAAGAAGGTGATGTGGAAGTTGCTGACAAACCCAAAGAGGAAGAAGAGCCACCCAGACTTCCAG CACCAGGATTTATTCAGCAACACCATAGTGTTGGTGCACCTGCCGATCATCCAG